In Ctenopharyngodon idella isolate HZGC_01 chromosome 20, HZGC01, whole genome shotgun sequence, the following proteins share a genomic window:
- the ginm1 gene encoding glycoprotein integral membrane protein 1 produces MASTWKIYLTMVYLIVLCILANTQSKQITTETVVLNVTAVSEKNQTKYSVQINLNIGFLDNETFINGAPLKSAGVTRMTCPALLLDGYNVSSGNPADGLVSSELRLMVNQSYVQNDAGEQVLLLLLSQEIIQLADEKVQQPDVCEVEIQLNQSSEKITQVINIYPLSRSKLSVIPRENDILVTDASIHNTVEDQVRNTTSHYLLKHAETTQEEIAAPGKLPETPLRMDPETLYESREEEERTSDSVLLGVPLRGSISSYSVACQWVEELRDKLRRFWSDSVPLFFLIMWVVVVGVAGSAVIIKILDLLFPSCEHRGFFHLNPETLMPDDEKQRLIDNMNEEMPEKSILIEK; encoded by the exons ATGGCGTCTAcatggaaaatatatttaacgATGGTTTATTTGATCGTCTTGTGTATCCTGGCTAATACCCAATCGAAACAAATAACCACG GAGACTGTCGTGTTAAATGTGACAGCGGTTAGTGAAAAGAACCAGACAAAGTACAGTGTGCAG ATTAATTTGAATATAGGTTTCTTGgacaatgaaacatttattaatggaGCTCCTCTCAAGTCTGCAGGAGTCACGAGGATGACATGTCCTGCATTGTTGT TGGATGGTTATAACGTGAGCTCTGGTAATCCGGCGGATGGGTTAGTCAGCAGTGAGCTGAGGCTGATGGTGAATCAATCATATGTTCAGAATGATGCTGGGGAGCAGGTTCTGTTACTCCTCCTGAGTCAGGAGATTATCCAGTTGGCGGATGAAAAG GTCCAGCAGCCAGACGTGTGTGAGGTAGAGATCCAGTTGAACCAGAGCTCTGAGAAGATCACACAGGTCATCAATATTTACCCTTTATCAAGAAGCAAGCTCTCCGTCATTCCACGAGAGAATGACATATTGGTTACTGATGCGTCCATACATAATACAG TTGAAGACCAAGTGCGTAACACCACTAGCCACTATCTACTCAAACATGCAGAGACCACCCAGGAGGAGATTGCAGCTCCAGGGAAACTTCCTGAAACACCCTTGCGGATGGACCCTGAAACCCTGTACGAGTCcagagaggaagaggaaaggACTTCCGATTCAGTGCTGCTTGGGGTTCCTCTAAGGGGGTCCATATCCTCTTACAGT GTGGCGTGTCAGTGGGTTGAAGAGCTGAGGGATAAACTGAGGCGCTTCTGGTCTGATTCAGTCCCGCTCTTCTTCTTGATCATGTGGGTGGTGGTGGTTGGCGTTGCAGGCTCAGCTGTCATCATTAAGATCCTGGATCTTCTGTTTCCCTCCTGTGAACACAG AGGGTTCTTTCATCTGAATCCAGAGACTCTGATGCCAGATGATGAAAAGCAGAGGCTAATAGATAACATGAATGAAGAAATGCCAGAAAAAAGCATTTTGATAGAAAAGTGA
- the LOC127502186 gene encoding polymeric immunoglobulin receptor-like isoform X5, translating into MKDHLYLFLFMIHFSTGCILSDEKQTKEISGYTGGSVVLPCSCADPQSTAKTFTWQFHRSGKQWIQVFEDENYRGRLVLFNESSPQNLSLLISELRMEDQGYYMCKTEQRSSTSILLTVKGCNLVQNTKPNAVTGYAGESVVLPCSCTELLAKPEQIQWMYSVKNTYLEIYPNEKIESHKNRVKLLNQTTPGNLSLHISALTAEDQGDYYCSVSSQKVFYRLHVEEKPHISTPISLSTHQPSHQTRELTPTQQSHHTPRQSHHTPQYVFILVAVFPLALILPFLALSSRYSKDEEASSAVVYVEMASTPDHTLNVPVQLTEYVNTNAKRT; encoded by the exons ATGAAGGACCATTTATATCTTTTCCTCTTTATGATTCATTTTAGTACTG GCTGTATTCTTTCAGATGAGAAGCAGACAAAAGAAATATCAGGATACACAGGTGGTTCAGTGGTGCTGCCCTGCTCCTGTGCTGATCCTCAGTCTACAGCCAAGACATTCACATGGCAGTTTCACCGCAGTGGAAAACAATGGATTCAAGTATTTGAGGATGAGAATTACAGAGGCAGACTTGTGCTGTTTAATGAAAGTTCTCCACAAAATCTGTCTCTTCTCATTTCTGAACTCAGAATGGAAGATCAAGGGTACTATATGTGTAAGACTGAACAACGTTCTAGTACATCCATTCTGTTAACAGTTAAGG gCTGTAATTTGGTTCAGAACACAAAGCCGAATGCGGTGACTGGATATGCAGGAGAGTCTGTGGTTCTGCCCTGCTCCTGCACTGAACTACTGGCTAAACCTGAACAGATACAATGGATGTATTCTGTAAAGAACACTTATTTGGAAATTTACCCAAATGAAAAGATTGAGAGCCACAAGAACAGAGTCAAACTGTTAAATCAAACAACTCCAGGAAATCTCTCTCTACACATATCAGCACTGACCGCAGAGGACCAAGGAGACTATTATTGTTCTGTCTCGTCTCAAAAAGTCTTCTACAGACTTCACGTTGAAG AGAAACCACACATCTCTACACCCATCAGTTTATCAACACATCAACCTTCACACCAAACACGAGAACTTACACCAACTCAACAATCACACCACACTCCTCGACAATCACACCACACACCTCAAT ATGTTTTCATTCTAGTGGCAGTGTTTCCATTAGCACTGATCCTGCCATTTCTGGCGTTATCTTCTAGATATTCAAAg GATGAAGAGGCAAGTTCTGCTGTAGTCTATGTTGAAATGGCTTCCACACCTGATCACACACTGAATGTCCCAGTACAGCTCACCGAGTATGTCAACACCAATGCTAAACGGACTTGA
- the LOC127502186 gene encoding polymeric immunoglobulin receptor-like isoform X2 → MKDHLYLFLFMIHFSTGCILSDEKQTKEISGYTGGSVVLPCSCADPQSTAKTFTWQFHRSGKQWIQVFEDENYRGRLVLFNESSPQNLSLLISELRMEDQGYYMCKTEQRSSTSILLTVKGCNLVQNTESTNAVTGYAGESVVLPCSCTELLAKPEQIQWMYSVKNTYLEIYPNEKIESHKNRVKLLNQTTPGNLSLHISALTAEDEGDYYCSVSSQKVFNRLHVEEKPHIHTPISLSTHQPSHQTRELTPPHQPHHTHQYVFILLGVILSVLLLTLLAFIYWRCRGGRNVKKVTSNEELKGEQDNPDDVTYSAVVHVKTASTPAHTESNPSEHTEYAPIKVKR, encoded by the exons ATGAAGGACCATTTATATCTTTTCCTCTTTATGATTCATTTTAGTACTG GCTGTATTCTTTCAGATGAGAAGCAGACAAAAGAAATATCAGGATACACAGGTGGTTCAGTGGTGCTGCCCTGCTCCTGTGCTGATCCTCAGTCTACAGCCAAGACATTCACATGGCAGTTTCACCGCAGTGGAAAACAATGGATTCAAGTATTTGAGGATGAGAATTACAGAGGCAGACTTGTGCTGTTTAATGAAAGTTCTCCACAAAATCTGTCTCTTCTCATTTCTGAACTCAGAATGGAAGATCAAGGGTACTATATGTGTAAGACTGAACAACGTTCTAGTACATCCATTCTGTTAACAGTTAAGG gctgtaATTTGGTTCAGAACACAGAGTCAACAAATGCAGTGACTGGATATGCAGGAGAGTCTGTGGTTCTGCCCTGCTCCTGCACTGAACTACTGGCTAAACCTGAACAGATACAATGGATGTATTCTGTAAAGAACACTTATTTGGAAATTTACCCAAATGAAAAGATTGAGAGCCACAAGAACAGAGTCAAACTGTTAAATCAAACAACTCCAGGAAATCTCTCTCTACACATATCAGCACTGACCGCAGAGGACGAAGGAGACTATTATTGTTCTGTCTCGTCTCAAAAAGTCTTCAACAGACTTCATGTTGAAG AGAAACCACACATCCATACACCCATCAGTTTGTCAACACATCAACCTTCACACCAAACACGAGAACTTACACCACCTCACCAACCACACCACACACATCAGT ATGTTTTTATTCTGTTGGGGGTGATTCTCTCAGTTCTGTTACTGACATTACTGGCATTTATCTACTGGAGATGCAGAG GAGgcagaaatgtgaaaaaggtGACCAGTAATGAAGAACTAAAAGGAGAACAAGACAATCCG GATGACGTGACGTATTCTGCTGTAGTCCATGTTAAAACAGCATCCACACCAGCTCACACAGAGAGTAACCCATCAGAGCACACTGAATACGCTCCAATCAAAGTTAAACGCTGA
- the LOC127502186 gene encoding polymeric immunoglobulin receptor-like isoform X1, with protein sequence MKDHLYLFLFMIHFSTGCILSDEKQTKEISGYTGGSVVLPCSCADPQSTAKTFTWQFHRSGKQWIQVFEDENYRGRLVLFNESSPQNLSLLISELRMEDQGYYMCKTEQRSSTSILLTVKGCNLVQNTKPNAVTGYAGESVVLPCSCTELLAKPEQIQWMYSVKNTYLEIYPNEKIESHKNRVKLLNQTTPGNLSLHISALTAEDQGDYYCSVSSQKVFYRLHVEEKPHISTPISLSTHQPSHQTRELTPTQQSHHTPRQSHHTPQYVFILLGVILSVLLLTLLAFIYWRCRGGRNVKKVTSNEELKGEQDNPDDVTYSAVVHVKTASTPAHTESNPSEHTEYAPIKVKR encoded by the exons ATGAAGGACCATTTATATCTTTTCCTCTTTATGATTCATTTTAGTACTG GCTGTATTCTTTCAGATGAGAAGCAGACAAAAGAAATATCAGGATACACAGGTGGTTCAGTGGTGCTGCCCTGCTCCTGTGCTGATCCTCAGTCTACAGCCAAGACATTCACATGGCAGTTTCACCGCAGTGGAAAACAATGGATTCAAGTATTTGAGGATGAGAATTACAGAGGCAGACTTGTGCTGTTTAATGAAAGTTCTCCACAAAATCTGTCTCTTCTCATTTCTGAACTCAGAATGGAAGATCAAGGGTACTATATGTGTAAGACTGAACAACGTTCTAGTACATCCATTCTGTTAACAGTTAAGG gCTGTAATTTGGTTCAGAACACAAAGCCGAATGCGGTGACTGGATATGCAGGAGAGTCTGTGGTTCTGCCCTGCTCCTGCACTGAACTACTGGCTAAACCTGAACAGATACAATGGATGTATTCTGTAAAGAACACTTATTTGGAAATTTACCCAAATGAAAAGATTGAGAGCCACAAGAACAGAGTCAAACTGTTAAATCAAACAACTCCAGGAAATCTCTCTCTACACATATCAGCACTGACCGCAGAGGACCAAGGAGACTATTATTGTTCTGTCTCGTCTCAAAAAGTCTTCTACAGACTTCACGTTGAAG AGAAACCACACATCTCTACACCCATCAGTTTATCAACACATCAACCTTCACACCAAACACGAGAACTTACACCAACTCAACAATCACACCACACTCCTCGACAATCACACCACACACCTCAAT ATGTTTTTATTCTGTTGGGGGTGATTCTCTCAGTTCTGTTACTGACATTACTGGCATTTATCTACTGGAGATGCAGAG GAGgcagaaatgtgaaaaaggtGACCAGTAATGAAGAACTAAAAGGAGAACAAGACAATCCG GATGACGTGACGTATTCTGCTGTAGTCCATGTTAAAACAGCATCCACACCAGCTCACACAGAGAGTAACCCATCAGAGCACACTGAATACGCTCCAATCAAAGTTAAACGCTGA
- the LOC127502404 gene encoding tripartite motif-containing protein 16-like isoform X1 encodes MADARTSGKDQASCPICQDLLKNPVTCNCGQSFCSACVHDSCPQCGEMFTPKPVPRRSVKVDEVLGRMKKLELSSSTLPLDPSYAEPGDVRCDECTGRKHRAVKSCLMCMASFCESHLIPHTTVPYLRKHKLIEAFSDLEENICSQHEKINVFYCRTDQKSICASCALNEHKGHDTVEAETERMEKQTEIAEKRGEVQQRIKDKQEELDELKKAFETLKCSAQAALEENKKIFTQLIHTIEKTRSEVAELIRAQEKLEYSRVAGLHEQLEQEIAELHRRDAELQKLLNTDNDVYFLQHFQSLSSLSASVNSPSLPDNQHTEHDLVRKSLSDLKVEFQKFGKEEYNIISNVANIQLRFPFEPITSKDFLRYFQKFTMDTTTAHNELRISENNREAKCRETIRPYIQHPDRFDFWPQILCKESISGRCYWEVEWEKGIWGVYIAVSYKGVGRKGQDRAHWFGHNSMSWSLECSPTPCIWHNNNKTEISGPISSKIGVYVDYKAGTLSFYDISDTMTLLHRVQTTFTQPLYPGFWFSMSSSIMLCDF; translated from the exons ATGGCAGACGCTAGGACATCAGGAAAAGACCAGGCCAGCTGTCCAATCTGTCAAGATCTACTGAAAAATCCAGTGACTTGTAACTGTGGACAGAGTTTCTGTTCGGCGTGCGTTCACGACAGCTGTCCTCAGTGTGGAGAGATGTTCACTCCAAAGCCTGTTCCACGCAGATCCGTCAAGGTCGATGAAGTGTTGGGCAGAATGAAAAAACTGGAACTATCTTCTTCAACCCTTCCTCTGGATCCAAGTTATGCTGAACCCGGAGACGTACGGTGTGATGAATGCACTGGAAGAAAACACAGAGCCGTCAAGTCTTGTCTAATGTGTATGGCGTCCTTCTGTGAGAGTCACCTAATACCTCACACCACAGTGCCCTATCTGAGGAAACACAAGCTGATCGAAGCCTTCTCAGATCTTGAGGAAAACATCTGCTCCCAACATGAAAAAATCAATGTATTCTACTGTCGCACAGATCAGAAAAGTATCTGTGCTTCGTGTGCATTGAATGAACACAAAGGACATGATACAGTTGAAGCTGAAACAGAACGGATGGAGAAACAG ACTGAGATTGCAGAAAAGCGAGGAGAAGTGCAGCAGAGAATCAAGGACAAACAGGAAGAGCTGGACGAGCTGAAAAAGGCTTTTGAAACACTAAAG TGCTCTGCACAGGCTGcattagaagaaaacaaaaagatcTTCACTCAGCTGATCCACACCATTGAGAAAACACGCTCTGAGGTAGCAGAGCTGATCAGAGCTCAAGAGAAGTTGGAATATAGTCGAGTTGCAGGACTTCATGAGCAGCTGGAGCAGGAGATTGCTGAGCTCCACAGGAGAGATGCTGAGCTACAGAAGCTTTTAAACACAGACAATGATGTTTATTTTCTACAG CATTTCCAGTCCCTTTCTTCACTATCTGCATCTGTGAACTCACCCAGTTTACCTGACAATCAACACACTGAACATGATCTTGTGAGGAAATCTCTTTCTGATCTTAAAGTGGAATTCCAGAAATTTGGCAAGGAGGAATACAACATAATTTCAAAtg TTGCAAATATTCAGTTGAGATTTCCTTTTGAGCCAATTACCAGCAAGGATTTTCTACGTT ATTTCCAGAAGTTTACAATGGACACCACCACTGCACACAATGAACTCCGCATTTCTGAAAACAACAGAGAAGCAAAATGCCGTGAGACAATCCGACCATATATTCagcatccagacagatttgatttCTGGCCCCAGATACTATGCAAAGAAAGTATAtctggacgctgttactgggaagTTGAATGGGAGAAAGGGATATGGGGGGTCTATATTGCAGTTTCATATAAAGGAGTGGGAAGAAAAGGACAGGATCGTGCACATTGGTTTGGACATAACAGTATGTCCTGGAGTCTGGAATGTTCTCCAACTCCCTGTATCTGgcacaacaacaataaaactgAGATCTCAGGCCCTATATCCTCTAAAATAGGTGTATATGTGGACTACAAAGCAGGAACTCTTTCCTTTTATGACATTTCCGACACGATGACTCTCTTACACagagtccagaccacattcactcagcCCCTCTATCCCGGGTTTTGGTTCAGTATGTCTTCCTCAATAATGCTGTGTGACTTCTGA
- the LOC127502186 gene encoding polymeric immunoglobulin receptor-like isoform X4, whose product MKDHLYLFLFMIHFSTGCILSDENQTKEISGYTGGSVVLPCSCADPQSTATAFTWQFHRSGKQWIEVFEDEKYRGRLELFNESSPQNLSLLISELRMEDQGYYMCKTERHSITSVLLTVKGCNLVQNTESTNAVTGYAGESVVLPCSCTELLAKPEQIQWMYSVKNTYLEIYPNEKIESHKNRVKLLNQTTPGNLSLHISALTAEDEGDYYCSVSSQKVFNRLHVEEKPHIHTPISLSTHQPSHQTRELTPPHQPHHTHQYVFILLGVILSVLLLTLLAFIYWRCRGGRNVKKVTSNEELKGEQDNPDDVTYSAVVHVKTASTPAHTESNPSEHTEYAPIKVKR is encoded by the exons ATGAAGGACCATTTATATCTTTTCCTCTTTATGATTCATTTTAGTACTG GCTGTATTCTTTCAGATGAGAATCAGACAAAAGAAATATCAGGATACACAGGTGGTTCAGTGGTGCTGCCCTGCTCCTGTGCTGATCCTCAGTCTACAGCCACGGCATTCACATGGCAGTTTCACCGCAGTGGAAAACAATGGATTGAAGTATTTGAGGATGAGAAGTACAGAGGCAGACTTGAGCTGTTTAATGAAAGTTCTCCACAAAATCTGTCTCTTCTCATTTCTGAACTCAGAATGGAAGATCAAGGGTACTATATGTGTAAGACTGAACGACATTCTATTACATCCGTTCTGTTAACAGTTAAGG gctgtaATTTGGTTCAGAACACAGAGTCAACAAATGCAGTGACTGGATATGCAGGAGAGTCTGTGGTTCTGCCCTGCTCCTGCACTGAACTACTGGCTAAACCTGAACAGATACAATGGATGTATTCTGTAAAGAACACTTATTTGGAAATTTACCCAAATGAAAAGATTGAGAGCCACAAGAACAGAGTCAAACTGTTAAATCAAACAACTCCAGGAAATCTCTCTCTACACATATCAGCACTGACCGCAGAGGACGAAGGAGACTATTATTGTTCTGTCTCGTCTCAAAAAGTCTTCAACAGACTTCATGTTGAAG AGAAACCACACATCCATACACCCATCAGTTTGTCAACACATCAACCTTCACACCAAACACGAGAACTTACACCACCTCACCAACCACACCACACACATCAGT ATGTTTTTATTCTGTTGGGGGTGATTCTCTCAGTTCTGTTACTGACATTACTGGCATTTATCTACTGGAGATGCAGAG GAGgcagaaatgtgaaaaaggtGACCAGTAATGAAGAACTAAAAGGAGAACAAGACAATCCG GATGACGTGACGTATTCTGCTGTAGTCCATGTTAAAACAGCATCCACACCAGCTCACACAGAGAGTAACCCATCAGAGCACACTGAATACGCTCCAATCAAAGTTAAACGCTGA
- the LOC127502186 gene encoding polymeric immunoglobulin receptor-like isoform X3, giving the protein MKDHSYLFIFMIHFSTGCILSDENQTKEISGYTGGSVVLPCSCADPQSTATAFTWQFHRSGKQWIEVFEDEKYRGRLELFNESSPQNLSLLISELRMEDQGYYMCKTERHSITSVLLTVKGCNLVQNTESTNAVTGYAGESVVLPCSCTELLAKPEQIQWMYSVKNTYLEIYPNEKIESHKNRVKLLNQTTPGNLSLHISALTAEDEGDYYCSVSSQKVFNRLHVEEKPHIHTPISLSTHQPSHQTRELTPPHQPHHTHQYVFILLGVILSVLLLTLLAFIYWRCRGGRNVKKVTSNEELKGEQDNPDDVTYSAVVHVKTASTPAHTESNPSEHTEYAPIKVKR; this is encoded by the exons ATGAAGGACCATTCATATCTTTTCATCTTTATGATTCATTTTAGTACTG GCTGTATTCTTTCAGATGAGAATCAGACAAAAGAAATATCAGGATACACAGGTGGTTCAGTGGTGCTGCCCTGCTCCTGTGCTGATCCTCAGTCTACAGCCACGGCATTCACATGGCAGTTTCACCGCAGTGGAAAACAATGGATTGAAGTATTTGAGGATGAGAAGTACAGAGGCAGACTTGAGCTGTTTAATGAAAGTTCTCCACAAAATCTGTCTCTTCTCATTTCTGAACTCAGAATGGAAGATCAAGGGTACTATATGTGTAAGACTGAACGACATTCTATTACATCCGTTCTGTTAACAGTTAAGG gctgtaATTTGGTTCAGAACACAGAGTCAACAAATGCAGTGACTGGATATGCAGGAGAGTCTGTGGTTCTGCCCTGCTCCTGCACTGAACTACTGGCTAAACCTGAACAGATACAATGGATGTATTCTGTAAAGAACACTTATTTGGAAATTTACCCAAATGAAAAGATTGAGAGCCACAAGAACAGAGTCAAACTGTTAAATCAAACAACTCCAGGAAATCTCTCTCTACACATATCAGCACTGACCGCAGAGGACGAAGGAGACTATTATTGTTCTGTCTCGTCTCAAAAAGTCTTCAACAGACTTCATGTTGAAG AGAAACCACACATCCATACACCCATCAGTTTGTCAACACATCAACCTTCACACCAAACACGAGAACTTACACCACCTCACCAACCACACCACACACATCAGT ATGTTTTTATTCTGTTGGGGGTGATTCTCTCAGTTCTGTTACTGACATTACTGGCATTTATCTACTGGAGATGCAGAG GAGgcagaaatgtgaaaaaggtGACCAGTAATGAAGAACTAAAAGGAGAACAAGACAATCCG GATGACGTGACGTATTCTGCTGTAGTCCATGTTAAAACAGCATCCACACCAGCTCACACAGAGAGTAACCCATCAGAGCACACTGAATACGCTCCAATCAAAGTTAAACGCTGA
- the LOC127502404 gene encoding tripartite motif-containing protein 29-like isoform X2 yields the protein MADARTSGKDQASCPICQDLLKNPVTCNCGQSFCSACVHDSCPQCGEMFTPKPVPRRSVKVDEVLGRMKKLELSSSTLPLDPSYAEPGDVRCDECTGRKHRAVKSCLMCMASFCESHLIPHTTVPYLRKHKLIEAFSDLEENICSQHEKINVFYCRTDQKSICASCALNEHKGHDTVEAETERMEKQTEIAEKRGEVQQRIKDKQEELDELKKAFETLKCSAQAALEENKKIFTQLIHTIEKTRSEVAELIRAQEKLEYSRVAGLHEQLEQEIAELHRRDAELQKLLNTDNDVYFLQHFQSLSSLSASVNSPSLPDNQHTEHDLVRKSLSDLKVEFQKFGKEEYNIISNVANIQLRFPFEPITSKDFLRCK from the exons ATGGCAGACGCTAGGACATCAGGAAAAGACCAGGCCAGCTGTCCAATCTGTCAAGATCTACTGAAAAATCCAGTGACTTGTAACTGTGGACAGAGTTTCTGTTCGGCGTGCGTTCACGACAGCTGTCCTCAGTGTGGAGAGATGTTCACTCCAAAGCCTGTTCCACGCAGATCCGTCAAGGTCGATGAAGTGTTGGGCAGAATGAAAAAACTGGAACTATCTTCTTCAACCCTTCCTCTGGATCCAAGTTATGCTGAACCCGGAGACGTACGGTGTGATGAATGCACTGGAAGAAAACACAGAGCCGTCAAGTCTTGTCTAATGTGTATGGCGTCCTTCTGTGAGAGTCACCTAATACCTCACACCACAGTGCCCTATCTGAGGAAACACAAGCTGATCGAAGCCTTCTCAGATCTTGAGGAAAACATCTGCTCCCAACATGAAAAAATCAATGTATTCTACTGTCGCACAGATCAGAAAAGTATCTGTGCTTCGTGTGCATTGAATGAACACAAAGGACATGATACAGTTGAAGCTGAAACAGAACGGATGGAGAAACAG ACTGAGATTGCAGAAAAGCGAGGAGAAGTGCAGCAGAGAATCAAGGACAAACAGGAAGAGCTGGACGAGCTGAAAAAGGCTTTTGAAACACTAAAG TGCTCTGCACAGGCTGcattagaagaaaacaaaaagatcTTCACTCAGCTGATCCACACCATTGAGAAAACACGCTCTGAGGTAGCAGAGCTGATCAGAGCTCAAGAGAAGTTGGAATATAGTCGAGTTGCAGGACTTCATGAGCAGCTGGAGCAGGAGATTGCTGAGCTCCACAGGAGAGATGCTGAGCTACAGAAGCTTTTAAACACAGACAATGATGTTTATTTTCTACAG CATTTCCAGTCCCTTTCTTCACTATCTGCATCTGTGAACTCACCCAGTTTACCTGACAATCAACACACTGAACATGATCTTGTGAGGAAATCTCTTTCTGATCTTAAAGTGGAATTCCAGAAATTTGGCAAGGAGGAATACAACATAATTTCAAAtg TTGCAAATATTCAGTTGAGATTTCCTTTTGAGCCAATTACCAGCAAGGATTTTCTACGTTGTAAGTGA